One region of Flavobacterium pisciphilum genomic DNA includes:
- a CDS encoding 7-carboxy-7-deazaguanine synthase QueE produces the protein MLSKEIQLEVNKGAMLPLMEEFYTIQGEGFHTGTAAYFIRIGGCDVGCHWCDVKESWNAELHPPTSVDLIVSNASKYADTVVVTGGEPLTWDMTVLTKELKNKNLKVHIETSGAYPLTGTWDWICLSPKKNKLPTQTVYDNAHELKVIIYNKHDFIFAEEQAELVNGNAILFLQPEWSKKEEMTPLIVEYVMNNPKWRVSLQTHKYLNIP, from the coding sequence ATGTTATCAAAAGAAATACAATTAGAAGTAAATAAAGGTGCGATGTTACCCTTGATGGAAGAATTTTATACGATTCAGGGAGAAGGATTTCATACAGGAACAGCAGCTTATTTTATCCGTATTGGTGGGTGTGATGTGGGTTGCCATTGGTGTGATGTTAAAGAAAGTTGGAATGCAGAACTGCATCCGCCAACAAGTGTTGATTTAATTGTGAGTAATGCAAGTAAATATGCTGATACAGTAGTTGTTACCGGTGGAGAGCCGTTAACATGGGATATGACTGTACTGACGAAGGAATTGAAAAATAAAAATTTGAAAGTCCATATCGAAACCTCAGGCGCTTATCCGCTAACAGGAACGTGGGATTGGATCTGTCTTTCGCCAAAAAAGAATAAATTACCTACACAAACAGTTTATGATAATGCTCATGAATTAAAGGTAATCATTTATAATAAGCATGATTTTATCTTTGCCGAAGAACAAGCTGAATTGGTAAATGGAAATGCAATATTGTTTCTTCAGCCAGAATGGAGTAAGAAAGAAGAAATGACTCCGCTTATTGTTGAGTATGTCATGAACAATCCAAAATGGAGAGTATCACTTCAAACGCATAAATATTTAAATATCCCTTAA
- a CDS encoding YfiT family bacillithiol transferase, which produces MENLDLEKLKYPIGKFIAPDTYSADYISNKIEEISSFPERLKKEVINLSDEQLNTPYRPGGWTVRQLIHHCAESHMNCFIRIKWTLTEDNPIIKAYHEDLWAELPDNLTMPIQPTLSLLESLHFRLGFIMKNLSKADLEKTFIHPENNSIVPLKQIIGTYAWHGNHHLAHITTLKKQKGW; this is translated from the coding sequence ATGGAAAATTTAGATTTAGAGAAATTAAAATACCCAATCGGAAAATTTATAGCACCTGATACTTATTCGGCTGATTATATCTCGAACAAAATCGAAGAGATTTCTTCTTTTCCAGAAAGACTAAAAAAGGAAGTCATTAATTTATCCGACGAACAACTCAACACTCCATATCGACCAGGTGGATGGACAGTAAGACAACTCATTCATCATTGTGCAGAAAGTCATATGAATTGTTTTATAAGAATAAAATGGACTTTGACTGAAGACAATCCAATAATAAAAGCGTATCATGAAGATCTTTGGGCTGAATTGCCAGACAATTTAACAATGCCTATCCAACCAACTTTGTCTTTACTCGAAAGTTTGCATTTCCGTTTAGGATTTATCATGAAGAATCTTTCTAAAGCCGATTTAGAAAAAACATTTATTCACCCCGAAAATAACTCAATAGTTCCTCTTAAACAAATAATAGGAACCTACGCTTGGCATGGAAATCACCATTTGGCTCATATTACAACTTTAAAGAAACAAAAAGGGTGGTAA
- a CDS encoding class I SAM-dependent methyltransferase, which translates to MKDLFGKAMLDFQTNNSPEDLITETTISEADEMSVAYLFRSFNEMPKLEQKALELAKGKILDVGCGAGSHSLYLQNQKKLDVTSIDISEKAIETCKLRGVNDARVQDVLTLEGEKYDTIISLMNGVGIFGKLENCNKFLSKLKSLLNPGGQILLDSSDIIYMFDEDEDGGKWIPSDTEYYGEVIFNISYKGEKESAFEWLYLDYNTLQNAAIANGFKCELVLEGEHYDYLARLTV; encoded by the coding sequence ATGAAAGACCTTTTTGGGAAAGCAATGCTTGATTTCCAGACCAACAACTCGCCTGAAGATTTAATTACCGAAACCACAATCTCTGAGGCTGACGAAATGAGCGTTGCTTATTTGTTTCGTTCCTTTAACGAAATGCCCAAACTGGAGCAAAAAGCATTAGAACTTGCCAAAGGAAAAATACTTGATGTAGGCTGTGGAGCAGGAAGTCATAGCTTATATTTACAGAATCAAAAGAAATTAGACGTAACTTCGATAGACATTTCTGAAAAAGCCATCGAAACCTGTAAGCTTCGTGGAGTTAATGATGCTAGGGTACAAGATGTACTAACTCTTGAAGGAGAAAAATATGACACAATTATATCTTTAATGAATGGTGTTGGGATTTTTGGGAAACTAGAAAATTGTAATAAATTTTTATCAAAGCTAAAATCACTCTTAAATCCAGGGGGTCAGATCTTACTAGACAGCTCTGACATCATATATATGTTTGACGAAGATGAAGACGGTGGCAAATGGATTCCATCTGACACTGAATATTATGGCGAAGTTATTTTTAACATCTCTTATAAAGGAGAAAAAGAATCTGCTTTTGAATGGCTATATTTAGATTACAATACGCTACAAAATGCCGCTATAGCAAACGGATTTAAATGTGAGCTTGTTTTAGAAGGAGAGCATTATGATTATTTGGCCAGACTTACGGTTTAA
- a CDS encoding YkgJ family cysteine cluster protein, which translates to MKEILNNLNKLAKDKHIENKKYFDKLKKKQPKNLDYVMQELHDAEFKKTDCLKCANCCKTTGPLFTTADIERISKHLRQKPQQFIEQYLRIDEDKDYVLQSVPCTFLDNENYCMIYDVRPKACREFPHTDRKKFQQISDLTLKNVAMCPAAFNIVEAMKKRMPL; encoded by the coding sequence TTGAAAGAAATTTTAAACAACTTAAATAAGTTGGCCAAAGATAAGCATATCGAAAACAAAAAGTATTTCGATAAGCTCAAAAAGAAACAACCTAAAAATTTAGATTATGTAATGCAGGAATTACATGATGCTGAATTTAAGAAAACGGATTGTTTAAAATGTGCTAATTGTTGTAAAACAACTGGTCCATTATTTACAACTGCCGATATTGAACGTATCTCAAAACATTTACGACAAAAGCCACAGCAGTTCATTGAGCAATATCTTCGAATTGACGAAGACAAAGATTATGTTTTGCAAAGTGTTCCGTGTACTTTCTTGGATAATGAAAACTATTGTATGATTTACGATGTACGTCCAAAAGCGTGTCGTGAGTTCCCACATACAGACCGTAAAAAGTTTCAGCAAATTTCAGACCTAACACTTAAAAATGTTGCAATGTGCCCAGCAGCATTTAATATCGTTGAAGCAATGAAAAAACGCATGCCTTTATAA
- a CDS encoding ABC transporter permease produces the protein MNLEYFIAKRLITAKDYKSSISAPIIKIAISAIAIGIIMMLVSVATGIGLQQKIREKVSVFNGQVIISNYDNNQSEVTISPISIKQDFYPKFTSVPEVNHIQAIASKAGIIRTEAAFEGIIFKGVGADYDWNNIKEYLVDGKLPDFSKAINEEVLLSRFLANRLNLKVGDEFNTFFMKEDQNKLPNVRRFKIAGIFNSGFQDFDATYIIGDIRHIQRINKWAPDQVGAFEVFLKDFGKIKTIGEEIYQQTSSTLDTKTIIEKYSYIFDWLELFDFNIVVILGIMIIVATINMVVALLVLILERTQMIGILKALGANNWVIRKIFLYNALYLILRGLFWGNLIGISLLLIQQHFGIVQLNPENYYVNQAPVYLNWGYVLLLNLLTITVCFLVLLIPSYIITKISPVKAIRFD, from the coding sequence TTGAATCTAGAATATTTTATAGCCAAAAGACTTATTACTGCCAAAGATTATAAAAGCAGTATCTCCGCACCAATTATAAAAATTGCAATCTCAGCTATTGCAATCGGAATAATAATGATGTTGGTTTCAGTAGCAACTGGAATTGGCTTGCAGCAAAAAATTCGGGAAAAAGTGTCAGTCTTCAATGGACAGGTGATTATTTCTAATTACGATAATAATCAATCAGAGGTAACAATAAGTCCTATTTCTATAAAACAAGATTTCTATCCTAAGTTTACTTCAGTTCCTGAGGTAAACCATATTCAGGCAATAGCAAGTAAAGCGGGGATAATAAGAACCGAAGCGGCTTTTGAAGGAATCATATTTAAAGGAGTTGGTGCCGATTATGATTGGAATAATATAAAGGAGTATTTGGTTGATGGAAAACTTCCAGATTTCTCTAAAGCTATTAATGAAGAAGTGTTATTGTCTCGTTTTCTTGCCAACAGATTGAATCTTAAAGTAGGGGATGAGTTTAATACATTCTTCATGAAGGAAGATCAGAATAAATTACCGAATGTTCGTAGGTTTAAAATTGCTGGAATTTTCAATTCAGGATTTCAGGATTTTGATGCTACCTATATAATAGGAGATATTCGCCATATACAACGTATTAATAAATGGGCTCCAGATCAGGTTGGAGCATTTGAAGTTTTCCTGAAAGACTTTGGAAAGATAAAAACAATAGGAGAGGAAATCTACCAGCAAACATCATCGACACTTGATACGAAAACTATAATAGAGAAATACAGTTATATTTTTGATTGGTTAGAACTCTTTGATTTTAATATAGTAGTCATTTTAGGTATCATGATTATTGTAGCTACGATAAATATGGTAGTTGCGTTGCTAGTCTTGATATTGGAGCGTACTCAAATGATAGGTATTTTAAAAGCATTAGGTGCTAATAACTGGGTCATCCGTAAAATATTCCTTTATAATGCGCTTTACCTTATATTGAGAGGATTGTTCTGGGGGAACCTTATTGGGATTTCACTTTTGTTAATTCAACAGCATTTTGGGATAGTTCAACTTAATCCGGAGAACTACTATGTCAATCAAGCGCCAGTTTATCTTAATTGGGGATATGTGTTGTTGTTGAATCTGCTTACTATAACGGTTTGTTTTCTGGTGTTATTGATTCCTTCCTATATAATAACGAAGATTTCTCCAGTCAAAGCAATACGATTTGATTAA